The DNA window agctCCTAACAGGCTGCGAACTGGTAACGGCCCGCCCacaggttggggacccctgccctaaaCCAATTCCTCTCCTTTGTTATTCACTGATAGCAGTACTATCAAAATCTTgagttgttttattctttcttcaaattctgactgttctgttcttttctgtttttcctgccATCCACTGTCACTGTGCTTGAATTCCTCCATAGTCTCCTAGCTGGTCTCCTTGACTCGTCTCTCATTCTAATCCACCTTTCATTCTGTCAAAAAGCCAGACTTCCTGAAATtcttctctgctcaaaatctGTCATTATCTTCCTGTTTTCTCTTACTTTAAGGCtatttatatttggcttttcAGGCTTTCTATAACCTAGCCCCATGGTGTCCacccaactttattttatttatttttaagtgtctaGCCAGTTTATACACCACACTGGTAGTAGAATCAGGGCTGGTTCTCTTTCCACTGAATCAGGTACCTGCCTCTTTTAATATGATAATCTTCTAGGTGTGATAATAATCTTCTAGAAGTAGATTTCAACTTGATATCAGAAAATTTCTCACAGAATTCATTCAAAATGTTAGAGGCTGCCTTAGAGATAGTGAAGTCCCCAGGACTGGAGATGGGGCTGGGAAGGGCACTGGGACATGGCTGGAGGGGCACAGGAACCATGGAGCTAATGAGGCTTAACAGTCAGGGCCCTGTACTCACATGGTTCCTCCTTAAGATCTTAGGAGGGGCCCTAACAATGTATTAACATGGTGATATGTTTTTGTAGTACTtgcaaaaataagatattttaaaattctttttcttaaggaGGGCCCCCCAgaattatataagtttcaggccTAGATCCACTCCTAGGTAGCACAGAGTTTTGCAAAGCACTAGGCAAGGAGACCAGAGAACCTGGGTTCCAGTCATGGCACTGCTTTGGCCCAAATGGGCAGAATGGCACTTGCTCTGCTTCCTTCACAGGGAGTAAAAATCACAAATGTTAAATGGgctgaaaaacataaaatgtgaaaaaatataagtAAGTAACATAACTTAGATTTCCTGTCTGTGTTACGGGATAATCATCGCTGTTTCTCAGGTTATTGAAGATAACACATCAAAAAATGTGTCCTCAGGgcatttttctgtctcatttcccTCTGCTACAACTTCCTCTAACCCCTAGCCCCCAACACTACAGCCACTAGAACACTCATTTGTCATCATCTGTTGccacttttttatatatatatatatatatatatatatatatatatatatatatatatataattttttttttttttggccacactgcatggcttgtgggatttcagttccccaaccagggattgaacccaggcccttggcagtgagagcgcagagtcctaaccactggaccgccagggagttcgtgccacttttatatatttgttcataGGGCTCCCACTGTCTGTAAAGTCATTTTGCTGGAAAAAATCCTTATCAACAAGGCCTAGTTCTGCCAGATCCTCTCCTCCTACCCCAGAAATGACCTCCCTTAGCACTGTTTCTTGTTGATCTTACAGACTAGGACTCTGAGGCCTGATGTAACACATAGCTGAGTTCTGGGGGCCCCACAAGATAATCCTCAGGAATCTTGATTTTCCGCCATCCCCGGGCTCTTAGCATCAGAGCATAGACACCTGGTTCTTGATGTATACATGATAGGGGTCACTGTGCTTATCCACTTTGCGGGAGCGGGTGTATCCCAGGATGAGGCTGCCCACAGTGGCAGCAAATAGGAACATGATGAAGAGAATGTACCTGTAGGAGTTGTCATCGCGGCCAGGTAGGGTGGCCTGCCTCTCCTCAGTCAGGTTGTCTGACCCTGGCCAGCAGAGCAAGTTGCTGTGAAGAGTGGCATTTAGAGCCTTCAGCACAGCGTGCAGGCTCTCATACCAGGTCTCAGTCCCATGTGGTGGTCTCCATAGCAACAGGGATTCAGGTGGGGGAAGAATCGGAGGATGCTCTCCTTCAGAAGCCTTCCTTGTCTCTCGTCCTCTCTGATCAACCCTAACTCTCTCCATTTAGGGGTACCATTCTGTAGTCCTGCCGGTCGGCAAGGCTCCTGGGGGCGCCGTCTGTTCATTGGACACCTCGTCCTGGGCTCATGGGTGCCCCACACTGCACCCCAAGGCACTCCACCAGCCCCTCTGCTCGGAGCCTGCGGTCAGCACCTCCTGCGCCCCCTCCACTATGCGCCCCACCCAACTTTAGATGCAACTTACATCCCTAACGGGATGTAAGTTGACATAGACATACCTTTTTCTCCTCATCTATATATTGGTGCCCATACCCTGCCTCTCTCTGTGCCTTCACCTGACTTACTCCTCTTATCTTCCTAATCTCCTCTCTTCTCTACCATCTGAAGCCATTCTTTAGAGGCCCAGCTCAAGTCCCGCTTCTTGAAACCTTTCCTAACTGCTGTCATTAATTTGTCTTTATTTAGTTtctataacaatttttttctctactgtACATGGCACCTATTTTTTTGTATActatgatactatatatataaattgatttCCTCAACTAAAAAACATACTCTTAGTTCTCTATGGCAAGAACCGTGTCTTATATTTGGCCCAGACTCCTATACTcctatctccccctcccccaaatataCACACAAGTGTATGCTTATAGCACCAAAACACAGAATGTATTCAGTAAACACCTGTTGATTTCTTTGGAATCATCAGAGCAGGCTAAGGGTTTTCTTACACATTTTCTGGCTGTTTGGCTGTTTGTTCATGAATGGGAAAAGTTTATATGAGCCTCAGACCAGAGATCCAAAAGGCCCTCTTCTGCCATAGCCATGCCCTTAGCTGCCCCGTCCTGTTCCACTTGAGTCGTGACTTTTTCATGTGCCCTTACCTGAAGTACTCTCTAAGCATAAGGGAATATTACCTCCACTCACCCAGAGATGGAGGGAAAGTGGCTTTATCGTTGGCCAACCAAAGCTGCCAGAGaaccttttaaaactattttgggAGGTAGTGGTAATTTTTCCAAACATTCTTCTGATTCAGAAGaggttttgtttaaataaaaaaaaaattatgttgtttCCATGGAAAATCCCACTGGACTATTCCCAGTTGATCATGCTAGAAGGAGCGATTTTAGCCCCAGGTCTCACtccttaaaatatcatttaaacatTGTTCTATCCCTATCATTCAATTCAGTGGTTTGGAGTATGAGATGAATCCCTGAGGTGATTAGTATGTCAAGGAAAACTATCATAATAGAGTTAGGACCAGGGAACAAGATTCAACTGACCTAAGAGAGAAGAACTAGAAAaactgggtggggagagagaagctcAAATCTAAAATTCAGGTCGCTTAAAAAGTTCCCATGGCTTACGAAGAGACTTCCTCTTCCCCAGGGCAGAGGCACTGTGCTGAGGAAAGATTTGTGCAGCCTCTGAGAGGATATTTTGGCTGGCAAACCTAAATCCAAATATCCTGGTTTCTCGAATTTGCTCTCAGGCCCAGGTCTCTATGAAATGAGCTCTATTGTTTGCAGTTTCCTTTTCTAGCTCATGATCTTGCTGTCTTGTTCCCCAGACCCTAGATTTGCCTGGAATGCCTTCAGAAGGTAATAGACCCTTACCTCAGTGACAACTGAAAGACAAGGCACCATTTCTTACTTGGTAGCTTTAGCAAGTAGACTCAACcatctgatcctcagtttcttctcCTCATCAGATTTTAACGTCCATCTGCGTATACctactcacttcagacctagcagGGAGTAAGTGTAAAGAGAAAATGTCACTTAACTGTACTTGATTTTCCTATCTAGAGGTTTCACAGACTCCACCTGGGTGggcggttttgttttgtttgagggTGAGGGCGCTGAAACCAGCCCCTGGGAGAAAGGTGGTTACATAGATAGTCACACAAAAACATTGTTCTGACTTCCCTCTGCTGGCCTTGAGGCAACACAGCACAGACACCCTCTAGTGGTCTAACACCAGTCTTTACTTACTAGAGCTCAATTAAAGCCAATTTTCCTGAACACAGAGATTCACtccaaatagaagaataaaaatgtgttCTCTGTGTGCTCTCAAGTTTTAATTTCAGGTCAAAACTAAAATAGaggttccttttcttttcatgtctACAGATCAAACTCCTACTCCGACTAGATTCCTGAAGAACTGTGAAGAGGTGGGGCTCTTCAATGAACTAGCTAGCTCCTTTGAACATGAATTCAAGAAAGCTGCAGATGACGatgaaaaaaaggcaagagatgGGACTTTTGCTGAAAAACTGGTAGTGTTCAGATCTAGGCAACTTTCATTGTGTCCTGGGATAATTAATAATTAagcaaattaataattaattagcTTAATTGGTTAAAGCACAAAATTATGGGCTTGGTTCTGTAGAACCAGATAGTACTCACAGATCCTAGTCAGCCATTCAGGTCTTTGGGTGGTCCAGATGATGGATCAGCACAagtgttgggtcttcatcaaAAATCAGTCTTCTTGCCCTTCCAGTGGAGCATTTTCAgtaatctgttttttaattatttttgttctgaATATgttgaagatgttaaaaaagattataaattacTCAGATTTTGTTAGATAACATCTTTTTTGCTAAATCCCACTCTTTTCTGAGCTAATCAGACTTGTCACCTGGACTGTTTTATTCAATCAGctaatcaataaacatttattgaatttcaACTCTTCTTTGTTTCAGTGTATATCACTCTTACCTTCAAGCAGCTCTCTAGTAATATTCAAGACATAAAGCTTAAGGAAGGATGTTCTTAAAGCCTTTCAAAGGAGATCAACAAGGATGGTGAAAGAACTAGAAATTAGGTCACTTTGGGAACATTTAAAGAAACTGAGGACATTTTGCttggaaaagaaattttattggaacaaaaTTGCAGTCTTCAAACATTGCTAGTTGAAGAGCTTTCCTGTAAAAGAGGGGTTAAACTTAATATTCTCTGTGCCCCAGGGGTAGAAATAGGACCAGGATAGGAAGCTATAACAAAGTGTGCTCAATTATGTGTAGGCCACTTAGTATAGATATTGTAGAGAGGATTAAAATATTGGAATCACTTCAGATTCTGAGGTGCTGTGATTCTGATTTTAACCTTTATATTCAAGATCCCTAGAGAATCCTTTAGTGTGGAAGATCAGAGGAAATAGTTCAAGAAGCagagtcaaagaaaaataatacccaTGGAATAAGGGGTTTTgggaaaaaggaaattgagaaggTCAAAGTTTACTCTACTTTAGAATTAAAATTCTGGGTTATTAGTCACTACGTAAAATCATGTTTGTGTTCCataataattcagaaaaaaattccagtatatctcaaaacatatatacattaacaCGTGTACCTCCCATAATTGCGTGGTACAGTGAGGCATGGAATCCCATGAGAATATAGGAAAGCCAAGACATAAGAAAAAATTTCCAGGAGGAGCTCTTTCCCTCTTAAGAGGGAGATAGCAGGTAAATCAAGAGAGTTTGTGCATGATTTTTTCATCCATCTTAAATTATAAGAACGAAGTTTTCTTATCACTGGGGGTCTTTCCAAGTTCCGTAGCTTTTCTGTGATCTCCATTTCATGCTGTGTCTCCCGCAAACTAAAAGAAAGTGGGGAAACGGTGGCATATATTTGTAGTTCTTTCAAACAGCAGAACTAGCCACAGTCTGCTTGTCgttctt is part of the Phocoena sinus isolate mPhoSin1 chromosome 10, mPhoSin1.pri, whole genome shotgun sequence genome and encodes:
- the LOC116760427 gene encoding potassium voltage-gated channel subfamily E member 3-like, producing MERVRVDQRGRETRKASEGEHPPILPPPESLLLWRPPHGTETWYESLHAVLKALNATLHSNLLCWPGSDNLTEERQATLPGRDDNSYRYILFIMFLFAATVGSLILGYTRSRKVDKHSDPYHVYIKNQVSML